Proteins co-encoded in one Chrysemys picta bellii isolate R12L10 chromosome 13, ASM1138683v2, whole genome shotgun sequence genomic window:
- the LOC101950190 gene encoding olfactory receptor 11A1-like — MQGLNQTAIDGFILLGFSDLCESQVLLFLSFFIIYIATITGNILIVVTVLSQHRLHTPMYWFLSNLSFLEICYTTNIVPRMLLGFLLEKSIISFPGCMIQFYLFCSLGTTECLLLGMMAYDRYLAICYPLHYAAVMTGRVCTQLAAGSWACGFLIPTITVSVMSHLTFCGPNEINHFFCDFKPLVKLSCTDSYSVENTVCILSSAVTMVPFLLILVSYTHILRAILSIPSTTGKQKAFSTCSSHLIVVTTFYGTLIVMYVAPSANDSPALNKVFSLLYTTVTPMFNPIIYSLRNQEVRESVKKLLRAMVLKGGKLKIPLCK; from the exons ATGCAGGG GCTAAATCAAACAGCCATCGACGGATTCATCCTCTTAGGATTCTCCGATCTCTGCGAGTCTCAGGTGCTGCTCTTTCTGTCTTTTTTCATTATTTACATTGCAACGATCACAGGAAATATCTTGATTGTGGTAACAGTTCTGTCCCAGCATCGCCTTCATACCCCCATGTACTGGTTCCTCAGCAATTTGTCCTTCCTGGAAATCTGCTACACCACAAATATTGTCCCCAGGATGCTACTTGGTTTCCTGTTGGAGAAGAGTATAATATCATTCCCTGGCTGCATGATACAGTTCTACCTCTTTTGTTCATTGGGAACCACGGAGTGCTTGCTCCTTGGTATGATGGCTTATGATCGGTACCTGGCTATATGCTATCCGCTGCACTATGCAGCTGTCATGACTGGCAGGGTCTGCACCCAGTTAGCAGCTGGTTCCTGGGCATGTGGTTTTCTGATACCCACGATAACAGTATCTGTGATGTCCCATCTGACATTCTGTGGTCCCAATGAaatcaaccatttcttctgtgatttcAAACCTCTCGTAAAACTCTCCTGCACGGACTCCTACTCAGTCGAAAACACTGTTTGTATCTTGTCCTCAGCTGTAACCATGGTCCCATTTCTCTTAATCCTGGTGTCCTACACtcacatcctcagggccatcctGAGTATCCCTTCCACCACCGGGAAGCAaaaggccttctccacctgctcctcccacctcattgtggtcACCACTTTCTACGGGACCCTGATTGTCATGTACGTGGCCCCCTCAGCAAACGATTCACCAGCTCTTAACAAGGTCTTCTCCCTGCTGTACACCACAGTGACTCCCATGTTTAATCCCATCATATACAGCCTCAGAAATCAGGAAGTTCGAGAGAGTGTGAAGAAACTCCTAAGAGCAATGGTTTTGAAGGGCGGCAAATTGAAGATCCCATTATGCAAATAA